The following nucleotide sequence is from Aedes aegypti strain LVP_AGWG chromosome 3, AaegL5.0 Primary Assembly, whole genome shotgun sequence.
AACCACTCTCAAATATCGGAAGAAACCTTCGTTTATCTTTTtcactagtgatcctttatagagagataagcggaagtaaaatggaatgatttggcaacagaccagcagtgctgatttttctcggcgtcgagaataatattgtaacacggacatgacttcctcattgctataaagtgtattCTGTTTCGTTataaatctttgagctacataaccaaactaataaacagccgaaaaaatcaataactaagaatcgcattgacaaaaatttaaaaaagaaaaacatttcatttttttgcttcatgcaaaattacttttaccgaaataatttcaagcggattacattactcctcaagaaaagttcaaaacaaacataacgcatgttcgtttggctcacactttgacagctattgctgctcgattggctcacactttgacagaaatgtcagcatccgcaaatctctcttataaaggattactatttTTCACCATTTGCTCGTCATAATCCGTCTTGTCCATGATGACGACCGTAATTTCTTTGACCGCATTGAAGAGATCCATCGTAAGCACACAAAAAAGAGACTTCAGAGGCCTTCCATGAACAGAAGGGACTTTTtggagacttgcattaaaatagtgaccaagatTCTACAAAATAGACCTGCGACCTGCCCTGGGAATTACGAAAAAACGTAATTGACGGGAGCTTCGAAAAAATGTTTATCGCTTTCCAAGAACGGTAGCCAACTGTCTTAGCCTAGCTTAGATTCTGAGTCACTTTGAGTTTTGCTTTGTGAAACTTACCATTTTTGGCCTTGCCTTCTAGTTGCGAACAATCCCAAGGCTAAGGAGTTGTCCTTAATTAATTTTTAGGTTGTTAAAACCGGAAATATACCAAAGTAAACAGCATAATACTAGTGCATATGAGCGCAACGGACGTTTCGGACCAGTCATTACAACGCCACATAACTTTACGCATCTATTCTAGATATATTCGATACAGTTCGACCACGAGACCAGTTGGCGAATGTCAAATGACAAAGAAAAATTACAACAAACTAAAATCCGAATGGCTTACAACATAAACTTGCATTGCTACACTGCACCCACTCCAGCACAACCAATACTTGGCTCTTTCTCTTACGTGGCCAAACTCTGCAGATCCAGCTTCCGGATGATATCCTTAGCCTTGTTCAACGCGTGTCCATGGCTGTTCGATTTGGCCATCTGGTGCAATTCACCCATGTACTTGTCGATATTGTCCACCGTGGCGCCTTCCTTTCCAGATCCGATCGGCAGCCCCGCCAACGCCCCGGCCAGAACCGTTTTGAGCTTCTGTAGGTAACTTTGCAGAACCGCATTCCGCGTCTTCAAGCTGTTCGTTTCGTTTTCCAACTTCTGGATTCCGTTGTCCATGTTCTCGACGTGCTTCTCCAGCACCGAGTTCTGCTGTTCGTAGTCAATGTTCGACTTGCGCAGCATTCTCAGCTCCGAATCGATAACCTTGTTGTGCTCTAGGAAATCTTCGGTGAAAATCGGTATCTCGTAGTCCCCGACACGAATCTCCCGCTGCCTTTCCTCCTTGCCGTTGAGATAGGGCACCTCCTTGCCGGGATCCGAATCGCTTCCATTGGTTTTGGGCTTTTTGTTGGTCGAGGAGGTTTCGTTATTTTGCTTGTAGACTGTGACCTCCCGGTGGTAACGAACGCGATCGGCTTCAGCTGCTTCCAGGAATGGTTTCTTTACCTCGTCCGAAAGTGTTCCCCACTCTTCGGCGAGTAGCTTCGTAATTTCAACGGCCGACAGTGAAGGATGTTTCAACCGGATGGCGTCACGCTTCTCGTTCATGTAGCGAACGTATCCTGGAAGgggaaattgaatttgaattcaaatattaGACGTTAATATCAGAGTGTCCAGTGCTGCGAATGCTAAGAatagtattgccataattgggtaccgtaaaacggggtaactttgatagttttttcgaagaaaacttgaatatttatgcatgctgtttcaaagaattataatttatatttttaaaacaagtactggcatcctacctatcgattgctgttgatagattgccaaaagatttattttgaattaatatataatttttcatataatcgaaagtcggttttctgttttggggtaactttgataatggagtgtgcatcgaacaaaattgaatgaattacgaacatttgtattgcattgcatacctataggcgtttaacgttatatggaaatttctgacttagattacaaaaatggtcccagtttgtgcaaatgcttttcgctaagagatttgagaccgtattcaagttctataataactaggctgccaaatataagtggccaactattcaaaagtacatcaaatagtgatcgtagaacagattgtttgtaagcgtttcaaaaatgctaaaattgtgtcaatttttaatattcgtgtaaaaagcctcaaatggtctagattcaaatgaaaacagcttttatatggagtgtcatactaatattcttcaattttgcattcgttttgcttaaccgattaacagaaattatgatatttcgtttagtatgtggtggactacgcactatcaaagttacccgcattatcaaagataccccgttttacggtacaaagaAAACGTCTCTTCCGCAAGGCCTCAAAACAGTAATTAACATCAACGAGTCATGCTTAATATTTTAGTAAATCggttaaaatctgatttttatcTATACTGTTAGCAGATTGCATCTATAGTTGGTGCACCTACCCTACCTCCTAAAAAAGCGTTCaccctagaaaatttgaaaattcctaaATAAAGATGTTGGGTGCACAAAGGTTTAAAGAAAAGACGGCAATTTAAAGAGCCAGGTAGTTACTTACCGGTGAGTGGATGTTTGGGAGCATTGGCATCCTTGACGCGCTTCCGCTTCCGTTTGACGATCGGTTTTCCAGATGACGAAGATGCCTGTTGCGAAGATGACTGCTTTTCCGGCTGAGGAACTTTGCCTTTATCCTTGCCGTTGCCATTCTTCGTCGATTTTCCTCCAGAAGGAGCGATATTTTCGCTTTCTGCTTGTTTGTCCATTCGGTGGCAGTGATTTCACGTTAAATTGAACACAAATAGGAAGAAATCTTGCTGTTTTGCAGGCGGAAAATTACAAAACAGATTCTAAATTTCTTCAGCTGGACCAAAGCGACAGCAAACACACTTTTCTTCGTTTGTTTTCTTTCGGCGGCGCCCGCTTCGACGTCTGGTTACCAAGCTGCTTGTGGTGCCTTCGTCGCGTCGCGGTTCGATGCACTTTTTGGAGAGTTTGTGTGTAGAGTTTTGTACGAGCGCGCGATAAAACACTGAACAAAATCTCCTGCCATtgattcaatgaaatttttttaactttatttatatcgattattctttcaacccgaaatctctcggtattctctttTTTACAcacaaatattgtcaaaaactGGGTGCTGTGGTCTGACTCAATTTGCTTGTCAAACAGGAGCCTGATTGTCGGAGCCAAACATTCCAGATTGTGGTTATGTTACTTGTGAGAAAGTAATGTGATCTCTTGAGAAAGTATTGTAATCTCagagataaaaaatatatttatttttgttattttcttcaTATTGCAACAAATTGTTTAATAGTCTAAATAATATTTAAGACTTATTTTAACAACAGTGTACCTAATATTCACACAAGAATAAATACTTGACACTACATGCGCAACATTTTGTCGGTTGAGTATTTCTTCTCCTTTTGGCTTTTAGCCACCCAAATAATCTTTAAAATCAAAGCGTTCGAGATGCTGACGCCATCGGTGTTTCTGAAATTGATTAATCAGAATAGGGGACGGACCCGgtatagtggttagaacacacgcctctcacgccgaggtcccgagatgaactagcccagggctaaaaatctcgttaataaagataaaaaaaaaaaaattaatcagAAATCGTCGTTTTCGATGTTATTCGGTTTGATGCTAGGAATCGAGTTAATAccccaaggaacaattggtagcttttaagatacttacgtgtttaatacaagctgcatagcagcaaccattgctgaacaaatttttagttgaatcattaattgaataaaattaatttccgcttataaaaaagctgttattccacttgcagtttgtgttttgaataagagctgaataaacctccgaaaatgcaaatatagtagcgtttgttctacaacacataagaagttcaacaattgactgattaaaagcttctataggttgtagccatcattttagtagaATATTGAACACTTGATTAACaaaaaatcgtacaaaagtttcagtgtctaatacttaaaatgttgaccagcatgattagtaaaacttataaacaatgtgaataacagtatatgagtatgctcttatacaagcaaaacatattatgtctttttatgttattttcaaatgtttcaaatgtttttcaaatcaaatccaagacgTGTATGCAATGTATGGATTAACGTAATGGACGTAATGGCGACgtaatggatcaacgagggtaaagttcgaatctcattggattaaaaatatcaaaatttaaattttcttaatgtagtgatcatcatctgcgacgttattgattttggaaaaagttactaatcataacatttttaatgataatcgaagtataaataataatttaacaatagttacatgaaagtggttacccaacttacagtcaagtgtcacaaataaacatacatagttaattattgttgaatgaTGGTGAtagctgaaaaaatgccctacaaagagctgagaagatggtatttagatccaaatttaagtcaatgttcaacatttttcattggaatgaataatagtagaatcaacacttattaaacttctccaaagaatctctgccgacttgtctagattgttttactaatgagttgaacaagtcatttttccttctattaaagagccaatattccaccaaacaaatataattgtgtaaacagatgtacaggagacgaactaacgttttggttgcttcgcacttcagctgtttccatgtttaacatgaacatgattaaaagctgaataggtattttataaaatcctaatacaacattgatatatcatccgagcaggtcatccaaagaagtccaaaatattactaaacacattgttcagcaacaaagaagccttacaaaagaggtcacaccatagccaaatttttgaaaaatggacaaaatatctaaaaattgcgttgtattcctaatgcattgcaatgttcaacttactaatattattattatttatctttatttgagtggctttttgCTCTTGGCCAATTCGCCActaacttactaatatataaaaacatgttagatacaataataactgatgctttctcaatacaatattcaattatgtttagaaaatattttgaatcagtcttctgacataggattattgattgaaatatattttatatttgtataatgtttaatagatggaaaaagtacgacaaataattaaaatattaacctagtagaaatattatacatttaataaatgaattttagtatagttagatgaacaattcaattgaagttttaataagttaaaacttattatgaaattcgaataatcatttcagactgtttttactttgtgaataaactttatttttgaccagcattgaaataaattttctcactgtgcgctataaatagccgactgagttcagctcgcatcagtactgaacagtAGCAGAAGTAATGCActtattcagttgttgatcagcatagcacgtgttgattagttattgttgaatagaagctcaagcatgatcaataatcagctacaagaggtttatattgggcactggaaggctgatatatgaattcaaggatggcgcagatggcaaggtatgCCGATGACGATGgaaaggtctcgagtttgaatccaatatccaggtaattattaaaagtggttattaattcatggGAAAAGTATACACTGCATTCGATGCATACAGTGTTGgctatttttagtcatttatttgtttttttgtggcagttgaataaaagctgagatgaatgcttataaagcgattttgaagttgtagaataaagtcaatatacaacgacacgcttcataacttctccaaatttgtgtgaacaacgcctgaacaaaggcttcacttggaaataattaaaatgttgttaaacatgatgctgaattaaactgcaataatgtagtttattaaactagcgttgttaaatcatcaatccttattaggctaagtgaaacctgaataaacatcattacaatatatgattacagtcactaaatgataagaagcttaataatttcgccagatttgcttgaacattgtgtgcgtagcagctgcaaagtaatataataaagcaactgttcagtatgtagttgtgaaaaattgcttaataaatgattacaaaataggcaaatgtttcttgggacATCTTATTAGCCCACCTTATTGATTGAGGGGGTATGCTACGGCCGGAATAATAAAACCATCGACATGATCCTTTCAATTGCTTTTCCGGCAACTTTTGAACGAACGCAGCGTTGTAATCCAAAGGCACCGTCATATATAAGTGGAATAGATCCACGGACTTCTAGCAGACCCACTATTAGCCGATTTCACAATGAGAAAGTCATTCGAGCTAGGACGCATTCAAGCTCTCCAGAGAGAGATCAGAGAGAGAAATTTGATAAACAGAGAACTCAAAGTGACGTTCGAGGGACTAATACGACAAACTCAATTCTTCACATGAAGCATGTttcaagatttgcttgaaaataaaaagggATTCAATTCGCAGCACCCAGGTCAAAAATatagagagctgcatctacacaataaggctatccatgaggactttccgcgataggactgacagctgaAAGTGTACATTCAACCGAAATAGAGGGGTAAACGAAGCATGCGAGTGTTATCGGAGCTTAACAtcttcctttgtaatcgaacggtcacCCCGACcgcgaaacgtcaaaatctcgtgataaacaaaaaaccagctgatcgcagctgtctcatggattgccttatgggggtagtttggcccaataagccaaatttgggaaaATGCTTCTTAAACTTCTTGTGTTTGGattgaaagaactcaattttgcgtaaAATCAACCCAAATCTGTGTATTTTTCTGCAAGCTATCATGGAAGTACCCTAAATGGATAAAACAGTATTCATTTTCAATCAAAGTGGCTTAACAAtagaaataccgttttgactcatattccgaacacttaaggccagtagtgacttcaaatgcatctgatgggcataaattagtcgatatatgtgaaaattttaatttcttcgaaaagcctaactgttagctgttgggtgtaccgttgaaaaagtttattttaacttgtttagtattgttttaacgcaAAAGTAAGgagcaacattttgattcaaataccgaacactgtgttcattctgtctcatattccgaacaccttgactcaaattccgaacagcacgaataaatcgaattcaaataaataatttcgcaaataaatttatctgagctagtctaactggtcttgaactagagaatcatcactactccaaaggtataaaatagaatggaagacgttaaaattgaattgcaattgactgctatTTCcatgtaatttgatgacatatttcagcgaaacatttcaaccacatcgccatacaaaaaccgagtgttcggaatatgagtctgttcggaatttgagacaaaacggtaataaaccatagaagaataatattgctggtgttccctttgttctcgctcagaaacatgttgggtacataagtgtcgaactgcatacattttcgtgttgacatttatagcttcgcctatctccgccagcaaaagatgttcctaccgcgacgccagcgacattcttcttctatggtttattacttcTATTGGCTTAACTCATAACAAGAGTAGAGTAGATATACTAATGGGGGTTGTCCGACATTTGGCGGTAAACCAGGAATGCcaagtcaatttatcaaaaatctggaagattttgaaaatttgtctggaaaagtctggatcgctTATGTCGtacatggagaaccttacaaattacttacaaaaccttacaagtTCATTACATATTTTATCTggttcttccagatttttgtaaaatggggcctcaaaaatctggaatattccagacaaatctggaaggttatGGCAACGCTGCGGTAAACCATTCCGCGGTCaaccaattgggtcctaaaatttttaatgaaatcttgtttttatttaataacacaaaaaaaaatgttactgtaactactttagcaatttctcccgctcaaataatggctatatcatgtttaaacttaaatttaaaaatttggtccataaatgaactttgacacttttgatcatgtttgacgttcgcttagtcgacaaaaacaccacaggggtttagTTCGATCAcgggggttgttcctatctgacatttcgtaagggacacggaaaacaaaatacacccaaaatttgagtttaagccaaagtatgtgacaaaatctaaaaaaatgtttttttgggcttaaaccaacggaaaacattagaaaattgaataaacatgtgtttttggcctaaacttaagcgtttggcactaaaattgggacagggctttaggaccctattcgcgGTGTACCATTTCGCGATTAGTATCATTTTGCGGTTTACTTTTTCGCAGTTtgtaccatttcgcggtatGCCATTTTGTGGCACATACCATTTCGCGGTTTCCGCTTTACTTAAATTATAGGATATAACATTCaattctccataactcgatactgaggctgtgaaccgtttcaccgattcgtttaactttaagttaaaatttgacagctcgatagttatttcccctccagttagagaaaaaaaaaactctgttgGAGCATGGTTAAGTTTGATaattcgaaagttattttctgctccagtgaatttgagaataacttaTCATCAACTTTGtcctgaaataactactcgactgtcaaagctcaaatgggtcgaccgcgaagttcaattcaaccatttgaggggaaaataactatcaaaatgtaaattataactacagtggggattcgctcgttgggggtccgctacatggaatgactcgataaatggatgttcgctggttggtaaatattccaactaaaaagcactcgaatgtcaaaagtagatgtcaaactgactttgacgtctgagcaccgtcgcattgaagtctccatatatagaacaaatatgtatgtatatgtgcgaatCGTGACGTTTGCTCTCCCGATGCGTGAGTCTGCAGCATTTTCACCAGTTGTCAGTCGTTCACACTAACGAGTCGGATTCGCTAactggaaggcagtcgtgttccaaccagcgaatccccgctgtaataGTTAAACGAGTTAAACGGTTCACAACCTGAAAAGACCATTGAGTTAAAGAACTATCGAGTcaaagaacacaaaaccagtataACTGCAATCCATCGCAACTAGTCTTGAAAACTAGCATTTACTATGGTTTTCAAActcgattattattattatctttattaacgagatttgcagcccgaggctggctcatctcggatCTAACTCGCTATCGAGTAAGAGATAGTTGACTATATTTCGAATGGTGACCAGCaattaagcgaagtatgcacttcaacagaaaagtaatcgcctatctcgatgcgtggaaaatttcttgcaagaaatggtcaaaagaagcatttttctttgatcgcagtacgcagttgaaaagaaatgtcatttcaaatggagctcactgtagagaatttcttgaccatttcttgggcagaaatttttacttttcttgagcggaaaagcatacttagctttacacCATTTGACTGAATTACGAACTTTAAATTAATCTATATAGGAGaaggtttcgaccgtgattgcttttaaattattattgttctgtggctatatcggtcagtataagagcacattgaagcctcctgtattttgcctgtgctggtagcaaagctcaaagctttgagccaacccttttccagtagagaagttaggcaaaatacaggacgcttcgatgcttactgactttaaaatggcttgctcaattttcaccacctaattaaatttcaatcttgtcgctcccttgcgacgcctatgcacctattcgtttccatcatttgcttctatagactccctttacctttgagtcgcttgaccgatatagccacagaacaataataattttaaattagtcAGATGTCAGATGGAATGGAGGTTTCTAGCTGTTACCAGAGCCGGTCACGACAGCAACAACGCTGATATGTAGGATGAATCATactgtttttttataatttatatttgttttatttattgaaaCATAAGCTATTCTTTTTAGACAAAATTTCGCTTATGGgcacataacgccagaaagaagaagaatctttTGGTTCAGTGTAGCGTACGTAATTTCACAACGCGCCTTGATTCTCTCCACATCGGCTGTCATGAGAGAGTTTGACATTAGAGTGCATCCTTTTCGATGGGTAAAGTGCATCGCGAGTGAAAAGTCGCGAGTCGCACGGTTGCATCACACATCGCGCACAGGTGAATCGCTCTGGAAAATTAAGCAGTTTAGCAGTTTTCCCGTCCTTGGGCCAGTGTTATTTCCTAGTGCGTTCTAATCCTACAACCGCCGACGCCTCAGTGCAAGTGCTAAATCCGCGAAAGCCCCCTCGTTCCGGCCGGTTCGCGAATTATGCGCAATACTTTGTTCGATCTCCGCCGTGTTTGTTGTTAAAGTGGGAAGGAGGAGGAGGAGATGAAACTCTTTTCGAACGCGCTGGTCCTGCGGAAGGTCAATCGATACCTACGGAAGAACGTCCGGGACCAGTCGCCGAACATCCTGCGCCTGTGGGCCACCCAGTGTGAGTTTGTGTTTGCGCAGCAGCTTCGCCGGAGTCAGCAGATTTTGGCGTTGTATGCCAAGATCTGGGAGGAACGGGCCCTGAGGGAACTGCTGAAAAAATTCCGCGGACAGGTAGGTACGCGTGAGCAGGGGATCCGGGGGAGTCGTTTATGTAACGATTGCGCTGCAGCCTGGTGTTCTTCTATGGCGGTGGATTTGTTATCACTCTTTTGTGATTCGACTGCGCTTCTTTGGGATGGTTGAACTGTTGAACACCAGAGGCTACTGCAAGGGGGGGTCGATTAATTTTCTGTTGAGCTGTTAAGCATTGTGCAAGATTTTGAAGTATGGACTTTTTCtacttaaagctaagtatgctgttccgctcaagaaatgtaaaaatttctgcccaagaaatggtcaagaaatttcctacagtgagctccatttgaattgacatttcttttcaactgagtactgcgatcaaagaaaaatggttttcttgagcatttcttgcaagaaatttcccacgcatcgagataggcgattacttttctgttgaagtgcatacttcgcttaaagcctgattcgctgctgacaagtaatttctcggtctatcttgatgcatgggaaattcctgaaaggaAACGATCAAGAAAGcgcatttttctgatcgcagtacacagttgaaaagaaatgtcagttcaaatgggagccgctgtagaaaatttctgcaaggaatcgacgagaaatttctttagcgattttttttagcagcaaatcaggcttaaggccggtttgctactgacaagaaaaggaatcgcctatttcgatgcgtggaaaatttctctgaTCAAGAaattcacttttttctgatcgcagtacgcagttgagaagaaatgtcacttcaaagggggctctctgtaggaaatttcttgaacctttcagtcaaggaatttctttacttttcttgagcgaaacagcatacttagctttaagcctgatttgctgctgaacaggaattgcaaaagaaatttctcgcagACTCCTTgctgaaattttctacagcgactcccgtttgaattgacatttcttttcaactgtgaactgcgatcagaaaaaagcgctttcttgatcgattccttgcaggaatttcccatgcatcaagatctgagagagaggagacagctcactgacaactggcttgttttcttggcttctttgatttcttcttctcatgtttgggttgcgtacaatggttcggagagcacaaactgggccaaaaccattttcatatcctatttgttatcaaaaagatcataaaattaaacaatttcaatagcaatttgagtccaatcgacaatatttaaataatcaacGATTTTATATGCAAGAGCACAGAAAAACAACCTGAATATTCAATCACATCCAGTTTAAGTTTGaccaaattttgacggtttttcacgctctgcccttcgaatgtgcggttttccagtgacagttgatgacaggttcccttgacttttcggagctcgcaatctaagccagctgtctcctctctctcagatcaAGATGTCTTAGCGGCGGATAGGAAACAAAAACTACCGTATTGAAACTATAAAATTGATTCGTTGCTGGAACTTCTGATGCAGATACTTGATGTGCTTTCCCTAAGTGCATTTGGAGTCGAACCAGATCCCTAGATACATATGTGAAATGCTTTGAGTGAGTCCCTTACCCATGAATGAAGCTCGATATCTGCTGTGTctcgcttcctagaaaagacaaccaactcagttttctccggagagaattcgatatCCAGCTTTAcagccc
It contains:
- the LOC5566300 gene encoding high mobility group protein 20A; amino-acid sequence: MDKQAESENIAPSGGKSTKNGNGKDKGKVPQPEKQSSSQQASSSSGKPIVKRKRKRVKDANAPKHPLTGYVRYMNEKRDAIRLKHPSLSAVEITKLLAEEWGTLSDEVKKPFLEAAEADRVRYHREVTVYKQNNETSSTNKKPKTNGSDSDPGKEVPYLNGKEERQREIRVGDYEIPIFTEDFLEHNKVIDSELRMLRKSNIDYEQQNSVLEKHVENMDNGIQKLENETNSLKTRNAVLQSYLQKLKTVLAGALAGLPIGSGKEGATVDNIDKYMGELHQMAKSNSHGHALNKAKDIIRKLDLQSLAT